The following proteins come from a genomic window of Yinghuangia sp. ASG 101:
- a CDS encoding carboxylesterase/lipase family protein has product MDVTTRQGTFRGAPTSGGWSFKGIPYAAAPLGEARFAAPRPPEPHEGVADATGYGATVSTPPQRSAVMDALLPDPRRPGPNGLNLNVWTPDATGRAPVLVFVHGGGFATGAGSTTAFDGTAFARDGIVAVTINYRLAAEGFGFFPDAVPNRGVLDIVAALEWVRAEIAAFGGDPARVTICGQSAGAMAVCTLLAVPRARGLFRRAISQSGTAHHVHTIERAQLVSAELARELGTKPTAEAIAAVPEDRLHAASNAVMNRLTSGRDPRFAGFTRLTFQPVVDGDILPEHPFPAVAAGASSGVDLLIGANADEYGLFVAPTGMWDTLNEDALRASTARICPDPDAMIAAYRARRPDASPAELFVAIQSDWFCVAPTERLVAARREGTYAYQFAWRPPTYDGRVGACHTLEIPFVFDTLDDPWGSELRGTGAPQAVADEVHAAWVAFVRDGDPGWPAHGAAGTVRRFGAPSETVTDPWAEARETWAGRDF; this is encoded by the coding sequence GTGGATGTGACCACCCGGCAGGGCACCTTCCGAGGGGCGCCGACGAGCGGCGGCTGGTCCTTCAAGGGGATCCCGTACGCGGCCGCCCCCCTCGGCGAGGCCCGGTTCGCGGCCCCCCGCCCGCCGGAGCCGCACGAGGGTGTCGCCGACGCGACGGGCTACGGCGCCACGGTCTCCACCCCGCCGCAGCGATCGGCGGTGATGGACGCCCTCCTGCCGGACCCGCGGCGCCCCGGGCCCAACGGCTTGAACCTCAACGTCTGGACCCCGGACGCCACGGGCCGCGCACCGGTCCTGGTCTTCGTGCACGGCGGCGGATTCGCCACCGGAGCCGGCTCGACCACCGCCTTCGACGGCACCGCGTTCGCCCGGGACGGCATCGTCGCGGTGACGATCAACTACCGCCTGGCCGCCGAGGGTTTCGGGTTCTTCCCGGACGCCGTACCCAACCGCGGGGTGCTCGACATCGTCGCCGCCCTGGAGTGGGTCCGGGCCGAGATCGCCGCCTTCGGGGGCGACCCGGCGCGGGTGACGATCTGCGGGCAGTCGGCGGGCGCGATGGCCGTCTGCACGCTGCTGGCCGTGCCGCGGGCCCGCGGGCTGTTCCGCCGGGCGATCTCGCAGAGCGGCACCGCCCACCACGTCCACACGATCGAGCGGGCGCAACTGGTGTCCGCCGAACTGGCCCGCGAGCTGGGGACCAAGCCGACCGCCGAGGCGATCGCCGCGGTGCCGGAAGACCGGCTGCACGCGGCGAGCAACGCCGTCATGAACCGGCTGACCTCCGGCCGCGACCCCAGGTTCGCCGGGTTCACGCGGCTGACCTTCCAGCCGGTCGTCGACGGCGACATCCTCCCCGAACACCCGTTCCCGGCCGTGGCCGCGGGCGCGAGTTCCGGCGTTGACCTGCTGATCGGCGCCAACGCCGACGAGTACGGCCTGTTCGTCGCCCCCACCGGTATGTGGGACACGCTGAACGAGGACGCGCTGCGGGCGTCCACCGCGCGGATCTGCCCCGACCCCGACGCGATGATCGCGGCGTACCGGGCCCGGCGCCCGGACGCGAGTCCGGCCGAGCTGTTCGTCGCGATCCAGTCCGACTGGTTCTGCGTCGCCCCCACCGAGCGGCTCGTCGCCGCGCGCCGAGAGGGCACGTACGCCTACCAGTTCGCCTGGCGGCCCCCGACGTACGACGGCCGGGTCGGCGCCTGCCACACCCTCGAGATCCCGTTCGTCTTCGACACCCTCGACGACCCCTGGGGCAGCGAGCTGCGCGGGACCGGCGCCCCGCAGGCGGTGGCCGACGAAGTGCACGCCGCCTGGGTGGCGTTCGTCCGCGACGGCGACCCGGGGTGGCCGGCGCACGGCGCGGCCGGGACGGTCCGCCGCTTCGGGGCGCCGAGCGAGACGGTGACCGATCCGTGGGCGGAGGCCCGCGAGACCTGGGCCGGACGGGACTTCTGA
- a CDS encoding amidohydrolase family protein, producing the protein MLILDAQVHVWKASTPERPWPADAIEPQRPVPLEVPEVAAELAGAGVSGALLLGPTWEGSRNDYVLAAAASDPSRYGAICRWDTGSSADAERLADWRSVAGMRAIRMSLNRGDVAGVLAAARRSGFFAAAERHGVPLSVYAPGRYDLYRDLAEAYPGLRIAIDHAAVETSDRPLAEAVAPLAGLAAYPNLAVKASALPCFLDPAAEARPYPSITEAVYRMVEAFGAERVFFGSDLSRLPVPYADLVDVFVHHLPGLSDAERALVCGRGLAGWLGWREACGA; encoded by the coding sequence ATGCTGATCCTCGACGCGCAGGTCCATGTGTGGAAGGCGTCCACGCCGGAGCGCCCGTGGCCGGCCGACGCCATCGAGCCGCAGCGCCCGGTGCCGCTCGAAGTGCCGGAGGTGGCCGCCGAGTTGGCCGGCGCGGGGGTTTCCGGGGCGCTGCTGCTCGGCCCGACGTGGGAGGGGTCGCGCAACGACTACGTGCTGGCCGCGGCCGCCTCCGATCCCTCCCGGTACGGCGCGATCTGCCGCTGGGACACCGGCAGTTCCGCCGACGCCGAGCGGCTGGCCGACTGGCGCTCGGTCGCCGGGATGCGGGCGATCCGGATGTCGCTCAACCGCGGCGACGTCGCGGGCGTCCTGGCCGCGGCCCGGCGCAGCGGATTCTTCGCCGCGGCCGAGCGCCACGGGGTGCCGCTCAGCGTCTACGCTCCCGGCCGGTACGACCTCTACCGCGACCTGGCCGAGGCGTACCCCGGCCTGCGGATCGCGATCGACCACGCCGCGGTCGAGACGTCCGACCGTCCCCTGGCCGAGGCGGTCGCCCCGCTGGCCGGGCTGGCCGCCTACCCGAACCTCGCGGTCAAGGCCTCGGCGCTGCCGTGCTTCCTCGACCCGGCCGCGGAGGCGCGCCCCTACCCGTCGATCACCGAGGCGGTGTACCGCATGGTCGAGGCGTTCGGCGCCGAGCGGGTGTTCTTCGGCTCCGACCTGTCCCGGTTGCCGGTGCCCTACGCCGACCTCGTCGACGTCTTCGTGCACCATCTGCCCGGGTTGTCCGACGCCGAGCGGGCGCTGGTCTGCGGCCGCGGGCTGGCCGGGTGGCTGGGGTGGCGGGAGGCGTGCGGTGCCTGA
- a CDS encoding enoyl-CoA hydratase-related protein has product MPDFVRVATRGPVLLVTLDRPAKRNAVNAEMTLALDAAFDRLDGDPALRVGVLAAEGPYFCAGTDLRTGAGPHTARGGMYGVIRRRRHKPLVAAVAGPALGGGFELVLVADLVVASRDAWFALPETTRGRVPAGGGLFRAPDRLPRNIAVELMLTAGRLEAERAHHLGLVNRLTEPNDVLAEALDLALATCGGAPEAVAELFTALHASSAADDAAGWAATHTARTTLLASDDRTEGNAAFVERRAPRWVPDDDVRKEVLG; this is encoded by the coding sequence GTGCCTGACTTCGTACGGGTCGCGACGCGCGGCCCGGTCCTGCTGGTCACGCTGGACCGCCCGGCCAAGCGCAACGCGGTGAACGCCGAGATGACCCTCGCCCTCGACGCCGCGTTCGACCGGCTCGACGGCGACCCCGCGCTGCGGGTCGGGGTGCTCGCGGCCGAGGGGCCGTACTTCTGCGCCGGCACCGACCTGCGGACCGGCGCCGGGCCGCACACCGCACGGGGCGGGATGTACGGCGTCATCCGTCGCCGCCGACACAAGCCGCTGGTGGCCGCGGTCGCCGGGCCGGCACTGGGCGGTGGGTTCGAACTGGTGCTCGTGGCCGACCTGGTGGTGGCGTCCCGCGACGCGTGGTTCGCGCTGCCCGAGACCACGCGCGGGCGGGTGCCCGCGGGCGGGGGCCTGTTCCGCGCGCCGGACCGGCTGCCGCGCAACATCGCCGTCGAACTGATGCTCACCGCCGGGAGGCTGGAGGCGGAGCGGGCCCATCACCTCGGGCTGGTGAACCGGCTGACCGAGCCGAACGACGTCCTCGCGGAGGCGCTGGACCTCGCCCTGGCCACCTGCGGGGGAGCGCCCGAGGCGGTGGCCGAGCTGTTCACCGCGCTGCACGCGTCATCCGCCGCCGACGACGCGGCCGGCTGGGCCGCCACACACACCGCGAGGACCACCCTGCTGGCCTCGGACGACCGCACCGAAGGCAACGCCGCGTTCGTCGAGCGCCGCGCTCCGCGCTGGGTCCCCGACGACGACGTACGCAAGGAGGTGCTCGGATGA